ACCTGCCGGTTGAGCGGCTTCGGCTTTGAGCATTTCCCGTGCCTCTTTTGCTTCTTCAATAAAAGAGCTTTCAGGATAGGTGGCGATAAACTCATCAAACATGTTCATGGCTTTATTGGTATCACCTTCACTGGCGGTCTGCACGGCGTTGGTGAAAGAAACAAGTTCATCTTCGCTGATTTCTTTTTCAGTTTCCTCACCTTTCCAGTAGAGATTGCCTTCAGCCTGATTTTTGGCGCCGCGTACCCCTCCCACAGCGGTAGTGACTGCGAGTTGCTTTTTGGGCGTAACCGATTCAATCATCCTTCGGAGTTTGCCCCAGAAGCTGGAAGCTCCTTTTTTGTGAGATTCCCCAGCAAAAGAAAGTGACACACTTAAAAGCAGTACCATCAAAATCGCAATAATTTTCTTCATTATGATTCCTCCAGGCTATAAGGTACTCATTAATTTCAATGACATGCCGCGGTATTTGCTGCTCACTTGCGGATCTAATTCCTGTGCCTTAGTAAAAGCATCCTTGGCCTCATTTTGCAGGTTGAGGTGCAAATTGCATCGTGCGAGATTAATCCAGACCAGCGCATCATCCGGTTCGGCCTGGGAAGCATTGAGGTAAGCGGTTTTTGCTTCCTCATATTTCCCGTCTATAAAATGAACATTACCAATATTATTCAGCGCCCCTGCATGATTTGGAGTATTTTCAAGGATTCTTGAAAAGGCCTTTACCGCCTCACCGGTTTCGCCGGCTTTGGCATAAATTATTCCAATCTGCAGGAGGGCCTGTTCATTATTCGCATCGGTTTCAAGGGTGTTCCGGTATTTTCTGATTTTTGTCTGGACACTGATCTTTCTTACCGTCTGGAATTCGTTATTAAATTTCTCTTCTATATTCTCTCTGGTTACAATACCGGGGCGCCAGGGAATATCGGGAAGACTGGCCGGTTTGTATACTCCCCATGATTCGCGGAGATCAACAAGGCTCAGTCCCTTTTCCTTCCAGGCATAATAATTGCCGGAGCCTTTTTCCCATGCGGTGATAAAGGATGACCCCACTAGAGTTGTTTCAACTGGAACCCAGAGCATTCCGTCTTTTATGATATACCAGTCGTTCATGGTGTAATTGTCGCTGCTTGCCTCAACCCCGGTGGAAAAAATCATCAACATGTGCCCGGGGATTTCAACTGCAAGGGCTTGGATTCCCAAGCTTTCCAGTGAGGCTGCATACAGGGCGACAAGGTCATCGCAATCGCCTGATTTTCGTTGCAGGGTCTCTCTGGGGTATTGAATATAATCCACGAAATCAGTGATTCCGGAGGTAACCTGATAGGGGTTGCTGGGGTCCTGCATATACGTGACGCCAAGGGAACCAAGAGAATTAAAAATTGCCGCCGCACGTTGCAGGGTATCCTCGGCGTCAGGATATTGGGTGACAACGGAACGGATAAACTCGAGGAGAATTGGATCCTTGGGAGTGATGAAAGTTGCGAACCGGCCCTGTTCATCCCAGCTCATGCGGTGTTTTTCGTAAATGTTGATCTTATGGTTTTTATTTATGGTTTTGAGCTCGCTGTTTAAATAGTAAGAAGCGGTGATTTCCGTCTGAACCGGCGTGTCTTCCGTAACGTTCAATATCTTGTTATTGAAAACCACCTTAAGGGAAACATCCTTGAATTCACCGGGGTTGAGGGTGTCGACTTCCTCTTCCGATGAAAAATCCATGAATTCCTTCACGGTAAATGTAACTTTTATTTTTGATATCGCCGAACCGGTGTTATTGGTAATTTTGATCTTTCCGACGCCTTCAGTTTCATAAATTTTGTAGGTGTTTGAAAAAATATTAGTCATTGCAATAACATCGATGCTCAAGGGCGGTTTGCTTGATGTCTTGGTTGATGTCCTGACAATTGCAGCTTCTCCTTCAACTCCATCGGAACTAACAGCAGAAACCATATAGAAGTATGGGGTGTCTGCAGAAAGTGAATCCTGAGTGAAGGACGGCACAGAGGTTTTGCCGATCACGGTTTTTTCGCCATCATCTTTTCGGTAGACCATATATTCGGTAACAAAGCCTTCGGTGCTTGGTTCCCATTTCAAGGTGATTTTCCATTCTTCCGGCAGGGCTTCAATATTTGAAGGGGCTGCTGGGATATATTTTGTACTGAGTGCGCCAGCAGTATCACCGGGAGGCCCCTGATTACCGTTTTCCGCAATGGCTGCGACTCTGTAAAAGTAGTCCTTGTCCGGGAGGGCCGTATTATCGGTGAAAGCGGTTGATTCCGTTGTGCCGATGGGTTCAAAGGCCTGATCAGCAAGGTCTGAGCGGAGGATGGTATACGTTGAGATGTAAGGTTCATCCTTTGGTTGCCAGATCAGTTTTACAGAATGCATGCCGCCTTCAGCAGCTAAACCTTTTGTTTGCATTGGTGTGTAAACATTGGCGAGAATCTGGATTCTCTTATTATCATCGTCGGAGACCGCAAAGGCGGTTTTACCCATGGGAGTAATCGCTGTAGGGCTGTTGAATTCACCTTTGGAATCACCGGGGATACCTATTGCCCGCAAAAAACGGCCTTCATTTGAAAAGACTTTTATGTTTTCAGTGTCATTATCAAGAACAAAAACTTCCTGGGTTGTGGCGTAGATATCAACCGGATCATCAAAATCGCCGGGACTGTCTCCTTTTCTGCCGAAAACATACATGGGTTTGCCTTCCGGTGAATAGGCGGCGACCATCATGCGATCTGCATCCAGGACATAGAGATTGTCTTTATCGTCCAGGGAAATGGCAATTGGTTCATCAAGGGGGGCAGCCGTGGTATCTCTTAAGACATTCAGAAAAACTCCATCGCTGCTGAAGGCCTGGACCCATTCATTGCCGCGGTCGGCGATAAATATGATTCCCTTGCTGTTTACCGCAAGGTCAGTAGGTTTTGAAAGTTTGCCTGCGGCGCTGCCCGGGGAGCCGAATGTGGAAACAATCGTGCCGTCAGCAGTCATTCTCACGACCCGCTTGCCTTTGCCATCAAGTACGAGAAGGTCCCCTGATTTTTCTAAAGCAAGAGCTACAGGTGATATGTCATTAAGCTGGATGGAGTTTGCGATTATCCCATCAGTGATTTTCAGGATCGCATTCTTTTTGCTGTCAATTGTATAAATGCTTGTTTTCCCGTCCCAGACACCCCTCCCGGCAATCGTGTTGACATTGGCGAGCCATTTTGTGGATACTGGCGGCGGCAGCATTTCCCAGGGTTGGGTTAGTCTGCCTTTTTCAGGAAGGAATGCATGAATGAGCCCTTTTCCACGGTCGGTGAGATAAATTCTGCCCTGACTGTC
This DNA window, taken from Pseudomonadota bacterium, encodes the following:
- a CDS encoding 6-bladed beta-propeller, which encodes MRKLFPVFLALTLAACGAPSLPPPSLISQVQFLNEIQAGSPGATAVDQQGNIYAAQQDGSIRVINKEGKQVATLPVQDQKGRRILKKPAGIAIDNDLIYVTDNALDHVAIFSTNGEFLDAFGKSGKGPKEFDEPRGIKVYQGVIYVADYGNDRIQLFGSNGVFLKIIDGPPIPKATAAMSEEEAAKLTNQGSKNRIKEPIDVAVDFQGQLYVVDEDAQQVKIYDHNGNFIAIMPETFKPLSVEITPDGIYVADSESYSIKKFSLDRKLLFSFGSKGEARAQFKSMDSLTADSQGRIYLTDRGKGLIHAFLPEKGRLTQPWEMLPPPVSTKWLANVNTIAGRGVWDGKTSIYTIDSKKNAILKITDGIIANSIQLNDISPVALALEKSGDLLVLDGKGKRVVRMTADGTIVSTFGSPGSAAGKLSKPTDLAVNSKGIIFIADRGNEWVQAFSSDGVFLNVLRDTTAAPLDEPIAISLDDKDNLYVLDADRMMVAAYSPEGKPMYVFGRKGDSPGDFDDPVDIYATTQEVFVLDNDTENIKVFSNEGRFLRAIGIPGDSKGEFNSPTAITPMGKTAFAVSDDDNKRIQILANVYTPMQTKGLAAEGGMHSVKLIWQPKDEPYISTYTILRSDLADQAFEPIGTTESTAFTDNTALPDKDYFYRVAAIAENGNQGPPGDTAGALSTKYIPAAPSNIEALPEEWKITLKWEPSTEGFVTEYMVYRKDDGEKTVIGKTSVPSFTQDSLSADTPYFYMVSAVSSDGVEGEAAIVRTSTKTSSKPPLSIDVIAMTNIFSNTYKIYETEGVGKIKITNNTGSAISKIKVTFTVKEFMDFSSEEEVDTLNPGEFKDVSLKVVFNNKILNVTEDTPVQTEITASYYLNSELKTINKNHKINIYEKHRMSWDEQGRFATFITPKDPILLEFIRSVVTQYPDAEDTLQRAAAIFNSLGSLGVTYMQDPSNPYQVTSGITDFVDYIQYPRETLQRKSGDCDDLVALYAASLESLGIQALAVEIPGHMLMIFSTGVEASSDNYTMNDWYIIKDGMLWVPVETTLVGSSFITAWEKGSGNYYAWKEKGLSLVDLRESWGVYKPASLPDIPWRPGIVTRENIEEKFNNEFQTVRKISVQTKIRKYRNTLETDANNEQALLQIGIIYAKAGETGEAVKAFSRILENTPNHAGALNNIGNVHFIDGKYEEAKTAYLNASQAEPDDALVWINLARCNLHLNLQNEAKDAFTKAQELDPQVSSKYRGMSLKLMSTL